The Papaver somniferum cultivar HN1 chromosome 6, ASM357369v1, whole genome shotgun sequence genome segment gatATGCGCGAAGAGATTTGCCAATTGTCGAGGACTGAACTAGCAAAGTTCAGGTGCTTTCTTTTACCCGTAAGTATGCCCGAAGATAAAACTAAAGTCTAGCTTCTATGCccaagttaatatttgttttatactTGTAATCAGCTTCAAAGATTCacaatttcttttttttccagATAGTCCATACAACAGTAGTGGAAATTAGACTCCAAATGCAGTTACCAGAACTTGAAAGTTTGGGAAAATGCCAACACTGAGCCAGCTGATACATAGAGAGGGGAAAAATCTATCCCAATTTTTCCCGGTGAGACCATAGACCGTACTTTGAGATGCAGTCTTATAATGGAGAAATGAATGGTTTTCAGTCTCCATGTTGTTACCACAAAGAACACAAGAATTGTAGGGATTGATTCCTATACACGGTAACATAACCAAATTATTCAGCTTGCCATGAATTAGCATCATAAGTTAACCTTTGGAGGTATAACAGACTTTCAAATGAACGTGTATATATCGGAAATTACCAAACCAGCATCAACGACTAATATGGAGTATGATGAGTTGACAGAGAAGATGTCTGGACTGTGTAAAGACCATCTTCTAGTATCTGGCAAACAATCCAGATTGACGGGTGAAGCACCTATAACGACTCGACCATCCGTAGATGTCGTCCCCACTTAGTCACTGCGGTTATTCAGAAGCGTGGGGTTTTTAATGGACACCACTGCGATCATCCAGTAACATCTTCCCGGAAGGTAacccatccctagattactcCTGCCCTGAGCATGCTTAACTCTAGAGATTTTTGCTAACTCTGGAGTACATTGTGATGAAAGTTCTCGATGTTAGGAAAAGAAAAACCATTACCTTATTTTCACGCGAACCATACATGCCGAATCGAGGTTTCACAATACCACCCTCTTAAATTGGAGTTGTTCTCGGATCCGCAATATATTCAACTCAGATCACCGACGTATCCCGCCACTCATAAAACCATTACTTTCAAAACTCATCCAGCGTACTTTTTCATCCTTGACAGGTGACCCATCGTCGGTTTTGATACCACTTGTATTGACCCGACCCTCCACCCATATTATCTGTATTTATCCACTACAATCATCTAACAACAACTTCCGAGAGGTCactcatccctggattactcgAGTCTGATCATGCTTAACTGTAGAGATTTTTGTTAACTTTGgatccaattgtgctgaaaaggtctCGATGTTAGGAAATggcaaaccattacctatatttcaTTCGTGAACCCTACCTGTCGAATCAGTGTATTGCAATAACACCACCTTAAATTAGAACCATCCTTAGCTACGAAATATATTCAAGCCCATATCTCTGGCGTCTCTTCCCCTCATGAGATAAGCACTTAACCTAACACGTAcaacgtaccttcccaccctcgaagGGTGACTCGCCGTCGGTtgtgataccatttgtaatgacccgatcCTCTACCGATATTGTCCCTacagtcacatttcatttgtgtataacaatctaagttcgatctaacggttgaaagatattatcttgactctaatcaggttttcatctaaaggagaatattgaatgttttgttaccaaggtagcattgattgcaaacccttattcgaagactatataagggagaactctagcaactgggaaacctaatccccacacctcctgtgtgatattatttgcgactagagtagattctcctttaacttagattttttcctaaaaccattataggttaacgacttaaagacttcattgggattctaaatccaggcccaactattttctctgtagttgcgtgtgttttgatcttactttgttctatcgtattgagtactatcttctctaagattttctcgaaatttaatctccgataggtaagataaaaagtaatcacaaacatcttcgtctcatcgtttgtgattccacaatatcttgtttcgcctccatacgattaagattattgtgaggtgattgatattactaggctgttcttcgggaatataagaccggtgtatcaattggtccatgttcaccttaatttatcaaaagacggaacaaaaactcgtaagtatttctgtggaagacagatttatctattcaatagacttttctgtgtgagacagattggtttatcaagtcttcgactttgggtcgtaggaactcttagttgtgggtgagatcaactaaggtaatcaagtgtgcataatccggtgtggttcaagaggcgtaaggaacgcgactgtaccttaatcagtgtgagattggttagggctcaactacattccagtctgaagttaaattgtagtaggctagagtatgtagcggcttaatacagtgtggtgttcaaatctggactaggtcccatggtctttctgcatttgcggtttcctcgttaacaaaatttctggtgtctgtgttatttcttttccgcattatatttttttataattgaaatatcacatggtgtgcatagttcaatcaattagataatccaacctttggttgtttatataaattgattgacgcttggatattggtctttggtaccatccaagttatttctcatattaatccagatcacagatttctatatgttcgattgcagattgatttgagaaattgagatataactcttggatgtattttccttgattgagtctgactgtcaagttgattctcttggaaatatattggagttagtccatacagatttcctaaatgaaatattggatgtggttgttagactacCCTTGTTTCACACCCTACTTACTAATATATATTTTAGACCTATTTCAGCGGAAAACTTAGATTATGTACGAAGCATATGTTTTTTGAGTTTCTGCAAAGGGGGCTAACGCCGGGTTAAGCCATGCCCTAGCTCTACCCCCTAAGAAGTGTTTGTATCTATAACTAGGATAACTTTTGGTAAAAAGGTTTCTGAAACGCCTAGAACAGAGTTAAATTAAGAATACCTAGCCTCCTTCAACCTCTCGCTCAAAGTTAATCTATTTAGGACTAGACCTGAGCAAGGACTTATAGCTTTTTCAGTTTTATTTAGATTAAATATTGtagttatttatttttagttaGGTTTTTGCTTTTGTGCAATTCTCTCCTTCCCATTTTGTGGGACTCCATCCTTTCCTGTTCATGAGATTCTTTGAAATTATGTTCAAGATTCGCTGATTCAGGTTCGCGTATTGTGGAGATTGACAAGGGTTTTTCCCGATTACACTCCGCAATATGAAAAAATAGTTATATATAATTCCTTACACCATACTTTTCTCTACCCTCCAAAGAATAATTTGGTACGATTTTCTTGATATCTTGATCTTTCTATTTTATATTTACTTGCTTATAAGAGTCGAAAATTGTATAAAAATGAGCACAATATGAGAAGTCTATCACCACTTACCATTTTTGAAAATCAACCGTTGAAAATACATGGTTGAAATTAAGATCAGTAGATGTTAAGGTTTGATATTCtaattgtgctcatttttttttatatctaaAATTTAACAAGAAAAatgtatcatcaaaatattagttTCAAATTCATTGGTGTTTGAGCTCAATAGAAAAATTGGTGGAAACATTATAGATAGTGTACAAATAAGATTGTCCACGGATCCCCTCTATAATTTATCCGACTACCTATAAAAGGTATTGCAAATTTACACCTATTTTTTTAATTTCCAAATaatataaatattaaaaaaaaagtcaCAAAGAATGattgaaaaagaaaatatgtaTGAACTTGAACAATATCAaaaagaatttttcttttttacaaaCGATATCAATTTTGTAATGAAATTGGAATCTCTACAAGGCAATATCAATCATGCTGGCAAACAAGCTTTCCACCATCCGCGTTTCCATCTCTGCGGCATTAAGCGCTTTTGTGGTGGCCATAGATCGTTGCGGATTACTCTTCTTGTCATTTACATAAGATTGGATTTGGGGCTTCTTAAGAGGACATGCACTTGCAGATAGAGGAAGAATGGGGATGTTTTCACAATTGCAAATTTCAATCATATAACCATCTGGATCATGGAAGAAGAGTTGATCAACGAAAACGCCACCCTCTTCAACGAGAGCAGTTTCGTACTTCATCCCCATTTCTCCTAGTCTCTTCTTTACAAGTTCAACGTCTGTACACTGTAAATATTTGACAAAGAAAATTGAGTAAGTAATTAGTCTTTCTCGTTTAAACATATAAATAATATTTGGAGCTATCTTTGTCAGACCATAGGCGATCTTCATGACCACTTCATGGATACAACACAAATAATACATGTTGCCCATTATTAGCAATTAATATGTTACATGTTCCCCACTATTTGGAATTAATAGTATGTACTTCTGAAGAAAAGGACTTACTTGGAAAGAAATGTGGTTATCTTTAGGGTTGATTTTTGCTGGCATTTGTTGGACATCATTAATTGAATTACATTGTAACAAGTGAATCCCAATTCCATAGCTGAATAACCTGTAAAATCCCAATCATTTCATTAGACCAAAACTATAGTCCAAGTATATTTGTTATACCAAAAATGATGGCAAATTATATTATGACTTACCATGCTCCTTCAAATTGGAAAGAAGAAGGTCTTTTAATGAGAACAAAACCAAGAACATCTTGATAAAACTTAGCTGATTCTGTAACTGACTTACAAATGTATGATACATGGTTTAGAGATAACAATGGCAAAGCAGAATTGCTTACATTTTCTTCTTGCAAAACTCCCATTGTCTCAAACTAATTAAATAAACAAACTTTGATAAAAGAatataaagaatttctcaaaattaAAGCACTCTGTCTTTCTAAATCCTCTTGAAAACTAAATTTCTCTTTTCTACCTTTCAGGCTTTAGCTCTTAGCTCTATATGTTTTTTGATGCAGGGACGGACTCAGAAAAGATAAATTTCCTTTTAAGGTCCGGGCTAGAAGTCttgattgagcaaaaaaaaaaaaaaattgacttgTGGACTGGGAAACCTACCCGGACTAAAACTCCCTTTTAGCCTAGCTATAGGTCCGTCATTGGTTTGACGTGAAATGAGGATGAGTCGAAGGAACTCTATTTATAGCCAAACTTTAGATTCACCCCTTGTTTGAAAAGGATCTACTGTATGCAAGAGCTGCCTTCAAAGACCTTTGACTTTAGTCTCCTTATCAGAAGATGACAAGGGCTTACGTTCGCAAGAGGAGCATTTTATAATATTCCCACTCCACAAAGGATGCAACTTGGAAAAGGTAAAAATTTAAGAAAGTCAGCTTCTCAACCGGCCTGCACAAAGTGTTGTGCGAGCAACttgcatctcttttttttttattaaggcCGCGCGGAGCTGGCCCCTATTATGCGCTGGatgattgtttgtttgtttgtttcacATGCGAGGAAGCAGTCCTAGTGATGACTAAGCGCTGACTGTACACATGCAGCATGATACACATTGTATCAGCTAGGGCCGGACTGATGTTGATCTAAATCGTTCTGGTCGGTCATGCACGATTGATGAGCTGGACCCACCTACTGAGTTGTGGATCCTCCTGGCTTATTTGAGGGAATCTGGTATCTTATCCTTCTATTTTCTGTCCAGCAAGATCCAGATCATTCGTTCTACTTCTTTGTAAGTACAGTTAAAATgttactttttctttctttcataggATACAAGTTTCAACGACCTATAACTGTAGAATTGGTTTGCCGTTCGCAGCCGAAGAAAAGACACGTAATCGCCTTGAGCCGCACGATAACTGGGCGTCATAACTTCCACTGGCATTATTATGTCCGGTATAGATTAATAGTTCACTGTTCTCGTATAAATGATGGCTTTTAAGCAAATGATTAGACAACAATAAGTATTACTGTGACGAAATAGCCGAAACATATAAACTGAAAACATCATGCATACAAACTGAAAACGAGACAAGAACATTAAGTTCAACTTACATGAGTTGATGCATGCGAATGATAATTAAAGTCAAGAATCGCGATGCGTGACTAATACAGCATCTTATCAACTCAATGAGATCCGATAAACTACTTCGAGGAAAAAAATCTCATGAAGAAAAAGATCTGTTTTAAAATTTTACGAAGAAAACATGAATCGAGAAATATCAGTAGTAATGGAATGAAATGAAGTTAAACGTGACAAATATCCACTGTCGAGGAAGCTGGAATAAGTGTTGATATTACGACCTAGCTATCATCTGTTAGCATTTTTATTATTCACAAAAAACCACCGAAACTAATCAACTTAGTATTTTACGAACATAACCAAGGATTAACGAGTTCAATTAAAAAATTCACATGCAAGCTTTTTCATTTTAATTAAGAATCAGGTATCACATGCTTTCTAGAGGTCTTACAATTGAAAAACACTCTTTCAGCAGGTAAAACTAATAGTAGTACAACATATCTGGATtacaaaacaaaatatgaaaTTGGTAAGCCTTAAAATGAGGACTAGTTTATGGTCTAATATGACGATGTACCATTAATTACAAATTATTCTCTTCTTAAacaaatgattaagcttattgaTTCTAGATCTAAGCATTATACGCCAAACATAGCAGGTTGAGTTATGTAGCTCTCGATGTTTCTTCTTAATTAAtcatattttatttaatattttgcAAATTGTCTAAGGTGGTCTGCTTTATAATGTGCAAGGAAGGAAATGTTGCAACACAGTGTGTTGAAGTATCAGTTCCAACAAAATTGATGATGATATATCTTTAACCTTTCCCACTTTGTCAAAGAAAAATAAGCTTTCTTACTCATGTTGAGATCTTacgttcttctttttttttctcagagGAGAGTCTTTTGAATTACGGAAAAGGTACATTCAGAAGCATGATTGAATTAGTAAACGCCAACAAATTAGTCTTTGGCTAATGTGGACAAGGGAACTGGTTAATCAAGGGTCCCaaccaagaaaataaaagaaaaaaatgtctTTGCGTGCTGAAAACATACGTAATATTACCATCACATTAGATGTGTTGGGGTTTGCTTTGCGCGCGGCAAAATGAGTTCCGGCGGTCCGGCTGATCTCTTGAAACACTCTAAGAGACGAATTTGCTACAAAATCATTGTCCCATTAGAATTCTCAAATGAGAAAgttttttaataaaatatcaTAAGCAATAAACTAATTAAAAAAAACTTTCACATTTGATACGACTATGCTATAAGTATTTTCTGCATTTTATCTAATATTCATACGTTTCAAATGGGGTGTTTTCGAATTCCTATGAAG includes the following:
- the LOC113291286 gene encoding uncharacterized protein LOC113291286, which produces MGVLQEENVSNSALPLLSLNHVSYICKSVTESAKFYQDVLGFVLIKRPSSFQFEGAWLFSYGIGIHLLQCNSINDVQQMPAKINPKDNHISFQCTDVELVKKRLGEMGMKYETALVEEGGVFVDQLFFHDPDGYMIEICNCENIPILPLSASACPLKKPQIQSYVNDKKSNPQRSMATTKALNAAEMETRMVESLFASMIDIAL